Below is a genomic region from Candidatus Neomarinimicrobiota bacterium.
GCCCTCGAGAAAGCCTTGTTCCTCTGAAGAGCACGCCTTATTAACGGGGCTCTTTATGAGAGTTTAACTTCTAAAACCAAACTTGTCAACACCCATTTTGCCGATTTTTTTCACTTGGCCAGATATTGACGGGCCATCCGTTCGCCCTCTTCAAAATCGACCTTTGAAAGAAAGATCGCGCCCGTTCCAAATAGAATCAGAATGGCCAGAATACCCAGCCGGGCGCTGTCCGTCAGCAGGGTAACCGTCCCCATCATTGCGGGTCCCAATACGGCGGCAAACTTCCCCAGCATATTGTAGAATCCAAAGAATTGGGCGGCTTTCTCCTCTGGAATGATCCGGAAATAGAGACTCCTGCTCAACGCCTGAATCCCTCCCTGAAAAAGTCCCACGACTACCGCCAACACATAGAAATGCCACTCGTCAGCCATGAAATAGGCCAGAATCGTAATAAAACTGTAAGCCAGAATGCCAACCATCACTGCCTGCTTCGTTCCTATCTTAGTGGCAAACCAGCCGTAGACCAGGGCTGCAGGGAAGGCCACAAACTGAACAACCAGCAAGGCAGTAAGTAAGACGCTGTTCGAAAAATTCAGCGATTTTCCATAATCCACAGCCATCTTGACAATGGTGTCTACCCCATCGATGTAAAACCAGTACGCAAGGAGGAACATGCCCACAACCTTGAGGTGCCGTATATGTAACAGGGTGTTCCTGAGCTGGCTCCATCCCAACGTGATAGCTTTTTTCAAGGGCACGGCACTGTATATTTTGGGTTCTTCTACAAAAATGAACACAGGAACAGAGAAGACTGCCCACCAGACAGCGACGGTGACAAAAGAGAGCTTAATGGCTACGGTGGAATCGGGAATCCCAAATGATTCAGGTCGCAGATACATAACGACATTCAGAAGGAAAAGAATTCCTCCACCCACATATCCCAGTGCGAATCCCAGGGAGGAGACCTGGTCAGCCTCACCCTTAGACGCTACTCCCGGAAGGAGCGAATCATAGAAAATATTTCCACCCGAAAAACCGACTGCTGCACCCACGTAGATGAGGACGGCCAGTTGCCAGAATCCCTGGTCGACCATCCAGAGCCCTCCTGTCATAACGATGCCCAGCAAAGCAAAGACAGCGAGAAACTTCTTCTTCGCCGTCCCGCGGTCCGCGATGGCGCCCAGCAAGGGAGCCAGAAGAGCAACGATGACAGCAGCAGCCGAATTTGCCATACCGAGATAGAAGGTACTTTCGGAAGGATTATCCGGGTTGGCCCAGTATTCTTTGAAAAAGATAGGGAAAAAGCCCGCCATCACGGTGGTGGCGAATGCGGAGTTGGCCCAGTCATACAACGCCCAACTCCAGATCATCTTCCTCTTTCCTTTCATATCAATTCAGACTCTTCACCACATTTGGTGATAAATGGATATGGACAACGAGTAGGCCAGAGTGCTCCAGGTGAATCGAGTCAGAAAAGGGACGTCGACCCTTGCCTCCACCTCAAAAGGGATCGGTCCTATCTTCTTCAAAGGATGATAGTTGTGGAAAAGAATGCTCGCGCTCTGGACAAGGCTTGAGGTCCTGGTACTGTAACCGAGACGCTCTTCGGTTTCCCCTTCCATCCACTCGTCCCAATCATCGCTTCCTGAATTGTAGCGGTCCCTTAGCTTGAATCGCCAGCTCTGTCCCGCGCTTACAGATAAACGATCCGGAACGATTTCAAGAAAACCGAAAATCGTGGCAGAAAGGACATCCCCGGGTTTGTGCCGGTACACTCTCCCCAGTCGTCCGAGTATGGCGTCGTGATCCAGAGTGTGGGTTTCCCGCGGCGTCACGCGGGTCCAGAAATTGTCCTCGATGTTCAGCCAGTACTGGATTTGCCAGTTGATTCGAGTCAACCGCCTCACTATTTGACGATAGAATTCGCCGAACAGTGAAAACTGCCATTGGGTAACACCCTTACCCAATGACAACTGGTTGAATTGAGAGGGGCGTCCCGTTGAATCCAGATCCGACGGATCGAACCGTCCGATGGTTCTACCGGTGGAAGCCTCCAATCCTACGCTGCCATAGACGGACAATATGGATTCTCCCGACCACGCCGGGGAACCGTAAAGAAGAACAATCAACGCCCATCGTATATCTCCCAGCCCGGAAGTCGACCTGTCCGGGTGATAGAAGTTCATCAACGAGTCGACAATCTGATCCGCGGTGAGACTGTCTTGGCCCGTTTCTTTCCAGCTCCATGTGTTGCTTACGGAGTACGTCGTGAAATATGGGATTTCCATGAGAAATGTAAGTCGTCTGGCAATGCCGTGTTCCAGGGCAAATGAGACTTCCCTCCGAACCCGCTCTCTTTGGGGATTGGTGATGTAGCCTGCAATCACCGAAGAATCAGCACCGTAAAAAGGAGCGCTCACTGTGAAGAATTCGTCGGGGAAACCTTTCTCCCCGCCTTTGCCAACCCACGTATCCGTGGATATAGACCGATGGAAAGAGATTCTCCAGACGTTTTCCGGCAGCGTAAAGTGAGTTTGACACAAAACCACAGAGCTCAGAGAGAAAAGAACAAATATGAGACAAATCATAGAAAGGCTTTTCAAATCAACTTCCACCAGTTATCGAGTGAATATGGACTGCATCATCTCCCGATGATGCTGAACCATCAGGAGATGGTTCACTCCATAAAACATATTCTCCGTTCTCTCCGTCCCGTTCACATCGGGATGTGATTAATCAATAAAGCAGGAACTTCTTGCGAAATTGACTGAACTTCATCACATCATGAGACCAGGTGGCGGGAAGCTTGAAAGGATCTCTTTCCTGAGCCAGGAAGATTCTCAAGTAATCATGACCATAAAGTTTATCCACGTAGGCCTCATCCTCCCACCGAAATCTTCGGGGGTAATGAGCCGATACAACAGACAATATGGTGGCGGCTGTGAGGATGGGAGAGAACTTCTCCCGGTCTGTAATGAGGATTCGAACGCCTCCACATTTCTCCCCGCGGTAGCGAGGGCGCGAAACAATGGTCGAGAGGGAATCAGGATTGAATACGGCCGGGGAGAATTCAACTCCTTCCAAACCCTTTCTCCTCAAGCTCTCGACAATTATCTTCTCTCGAATCCACGGGGCTCCGACCAGAAGATACGGGCTGTCTGTTCCCACGCCGCAAGACAGATTTGTTCCCTCGATAAGCCCCATTCCCATATATGCCAATAGAGTAGTCAGGTCCGGTATGTTCGTCGCCACATGTACCCAGGGGATACCCGTTTCATCCATCCACATCTCCCGCTTCCAGTTCACCATGGGCACAACGTTGAGTGCAACCCGGTCGCCCTGACGAATCCACCCCGATTCGTTGATCATGATCGAATATTCACCAACTGTGAGACCGTGACGGATGGGGACGAGATGATATCCCAGGTATGACTGATACTGTGAACGGACGATGGGTCCATCGATGACAATACCATTCATCGGATTCGGCCTGTCGAGGACCATAACAGCAATGTCAAGAAACGCTGCGATCTCCATGACCTTGGTCGCCGTCGTCATAAAACTGAAAAACCGTGTGCCCGGATCCTGGAAATCCACAAGGATGAGATCCACCTTCGCAAGATCGTTGATTTTCGGCCTCATTTCCCCTCCCCACAACCGCCTCACGGGGGCCCCGTGAAACGATTCGTAGCCCGCCTCTGCAACGGTGACCTCCTGAGTGGCGTTCGCCAGAAATCCGTGTTGCGGTGTAAAGATGACTTCTACCTGAATTTCTTCCCCCCGGGATGCAAGGAGATCGAGAAGATGAATACCTTCACGGTTTACCGATGTCTGATTCGTCAGGATCGCCAGATTCAAACCTGACAGCGGCTTGAACTGCATTTCTTGCAGGACATCCAGACCCGTGAAAACCCCGGGATAAAACTCGAGCTCCGGAACAGACGTAACGCTTGAGTTTTCAAAATCCTGTGATCTGCTCAAACCCGTTAGTATTAAAATAGCGGTAAATAGGTGAAACAGATGAATCGTCACTTTAGGCATCTCTTAGATCTTGGGACAGCCATTCGATCAATCGTGACACAATAATCATCGTCCCCATTCCCATTACCGTGAACCACGGCCAGGCGATTTCAGTGAGACCCCTGACGAGGCTTATGACGACCAGTGAGGAAACAAACCCGATCACAACGGAAGTTTGTCTGAAGCGGCGTTTCGCCCGTCCCAGCACGAAGAACCCAAGAAGTCCCCCATATGTGAATGAGGCGATTGTCAGCCCCACTTCAACAAGAGGACTTTTCTGAGAGGTAAAAAGAGAGGCACCACCGATAAGGACCAATGCCCAGAAAACCGAAAGGAGCCGGGACACGGCCAGATTGTACCTTTCGGGGCGTGCCGATTTGATCCAATCGGTTAGGGTCGATGAGGCAAGAGCGTTGATTGAGGAGCTGAGGGTCGACATGGCCGCTGAAAAGATTGCAGCAAGAATGAGACCGGTCAACCCGACGGGAATTGCCTCAACCATGAACTTTGAAAAGACTTCGTTGGAATTGATCTCCTCCCCCCCGTACAGCACCCAGAGACCAGAACCCAGTACCAGGAAAATGGCAAACTGAAAGAAGACCAGAAAGCCGCTTCCAATTAATGCTTTCCGCCCGGCAACCACATCACGTGCCGCCATCAGCCGTTGGACCATCAGGTGATCCGTACCGTGGGAGGCCATGGAGAGGAAAACTCCCCCCAGAACAGCGGTAATGAAGTGATAGGGATGAAAGAGGATGTCTCTTATTCCCCCGTGAATTGAAAGGTGAAATAGACGGAGTTTTCCGGCGGCGCCAGCAGACTGAAAAATGGCTCCCCAGCCGCCATCGACAAGGCTGTGAATGGTCATAAAGGCAACAAGAGCACCCACCAGATATATCCCAAACTGGATTGAATCGGCCCAGATGACGGACCGGATGCCGCCGACCAGGGTGTAAATCAAAGTAAATATGCCTATGACAAGAATTGAAAAGGGGTATGACCAGCCGGTAATGAGCGCCAGAGGAATTGCTGTCATGAACAGGCGAACACCATCGGCAAGAATGCGGGTAATAAGAAAAACCAGCGAGGTCAAGCGCTGGACTCCGGGTCCCCACCTGTTCAGAATGAATTCATAAGTCGATTCGATTCCCTGCTCGAAATAGTGTGGAAGTAGAAGTCTGGCAACGACCCATCTTCCGAGAATATACCCGATGGCGAGTTGCAGAAAGCCCAGATCGGACTGGTAAGCGATCCCCGGTACGCTCAAGAAAGTGAGCACGGAAGTTTCGGTGGCCACCACCGAGAGCATAATCATCCACCATGGGAGGTTTCTGTCCGCCAGGAAAAAACTCTGGGCCGAAGTTTGCTTTCGACCCGCCCAGAGGGCTATTCCGGTTACAACCGTCAGGTATGCAAAAAGGACGATGAAGTCGAGAGGGTGCATGCGCTATCCTGCGACGGGGTAATTGAAGGCCAACCGGGATCAGGGAACCAGGACTGCCTTCATGACGGCGCTATAGAACTGGCGGCGGACTTCATACATCCCCCCTCTTTCCCGGGTGGGATGTACCCTGTTTGTCAAAAGAATGACCGCGATTCTCCGATTGGGGTCAATCCAGAGCGACGTTCCCGTGAACCCGAGATGACCAAAAGAGCCGTCCGTGAAGTAGTCACCAGCCGAACTCAAGGAATCGGACGGCGTATCCCAACCCAATGCCCGTGTACTCCCAGGCGGAATGTCTTTCCTGTGGGTGAACTTGTCAACAGTAGCTTTCTTGAAATAACGCCGGCCTCCAAAGAGTCCCCCGTCCATCATCATCTGTGTATACTGGGCCAGATCGCTTGCGGTTGAGAAAAGTCCAGCATGTCCCGCCACGCCACCCAACCACCAGGCATTCTCATCATGAACGACGCCATGAACCA
It encodes:
- a CDS encoding MFS transporter, translated to MKGKRKMIWSWALYDWANSAFATTVMAGFFPIFFKEYWANPDNPSESTFYLGMANSAAAVIVALLAPLLGAIADRGTAKKKFLAVFALLGIVMTGGLWMVDQGFWQLAVLIYVGAAVGFSGGNIFYDSLLPGVASKGEADQVSSLGFALGYVGGGILFLLNVVMYLRPESFGIPDSTVAIKLSFVTVAVWWAVFSVPVFIFVEEPKIYSAVPLKKAITLGWSQLRNTLLHIRHLKVVGMFLLAYWFYIDGVDTIVKMAVDYGKSLNFSNSVLLTALLVVQFVAFPAALVYGWFATKIGTKQAVMVGILAYSFITILAYFMADEWHFYVLAVVVGLFQGGIQALSRSLYFRIIPEEKAAQFFGFYNMLGKFAAVLGPAMMGTVTLLTDSARLGILAILILFGTGAIFLSKVDFEEGERMARQYLAK
- a CDS encoding DUF1343 domain-containing protein, with amino-acid sequence MTIHLFHLFTAILILTGLSRSQDFENSSVTSVPELEFYPGVFTGLDVLQEMQFKPLSGLNLAILTNQTSVNREGIHLLDLLASRGEEIQVEVIFTPQHGFLANATQEVTVAEAGYESFHGAPVRRLWGGEMRPKINDLAKVDLILVDFQDPGTRFFSFMTTATKVMEIAAFLDIAVMVLDRPNPMNGIVIDGPIVRSQYQSYLGYHLVPIRHGLTVGEYSIMINESGWIRQGDRVALNVVPMVNWKREMWMDETGIPWVHVATNIPDLTTLLAYMGMGLIEGTNLSCGVGTDSPYLLVGAPWIREKIIVESLRRKGLEGVEFSPAVFNPDSLSTIVSRPRYRGEKCGGVRILITDREKFSPILTAATILSVVSAHYPRRFRWEDEAYVDKLYGHDYLRIFLAQERDPFKLPATWSHDVMKFSQFRKKFLLY
- a CDS encoding sodium:solute symporter, whose protein sequence is MHPLDFIVLFAYLTVVTGIALWAGRKQTSAQSFFLADRNLPWWMIMLSVVATETSVLTFLSVPGIAYQSDLGFLQLAIGYILGRWVVARLLLPHYFEQGIESTYEFILNRWGPGVQRLTSLVFLITRILADGVRLFMTAIPLALITGWSYPFSILVIGIFTLIYTLVGGIRSVIWADSIQFGIYLVGALVAFMTIHSLVDGGWGAIFQSAGAAGKLRLFHLSIHGGIRDILFHPYHFITAVLGGVFLSMASHGTDHLMVQRLMAARDVVAGRKALIGSGFLVFFQFAIFLVLGSGLWVLYGGEEINSNEVFSKFMVEAIPVGLTGLILAAIFSAAMSTLSSSINALASSTLTDWIKSARPERYNLAVSRLLSVFWALVLIGGASLFTSQKSPLVEVGLTIASFTYGGLLGFFVLGRAKRRFRQTSVVIGFVSSLVVISLVRGLTEIAWPWFTVMGMGTMIIVSRLIEWLSQDLRDA